Proteins encoded within one genomic window of Anastrepha ludens isolate Willacy chromosome 4, idAnaLude1.1, whole genome shotgun sequence:
- the LOC128861461 gene encoding serine protease 1-like, protein MKFLVVLALAVAVASASPVYEKTAFIEDLPVYPVLDGRITNGDNAWDGLLPYQAGLLLQKSFGTYWCGGSLIGTNWVLTAAHCTDQAEAITVYLGSVVRSNGNQYATTIHSQDIHQHPNYNSQTLNNDITLLWIHSASTSGNIQPIRLPSFNQYSNYAGQWATASGWGTTSGNSQDHLQYVSVQIISNSECASVYGSSTVTDNTICIATPNGRSTCSGDSGGPLAVDNNQVLVGVTSFVAANGCQAGLPAGFQRVSQHLDWIRGVTGIAYY, encoded by the exons ATGAAATTCTTAGTTGTCTTAGCTTTAGCCGTGGCTGTTGCCAGCGCCTCTCCGGTCTACGAAAAGACCGCTTTCATCGAGGACTTGCCTGTATATCCCGTTTTGGATGGACGCATCACCAATGGGGATAATGCCTGGGATGGCTTACTGCCTTACCAAGCTGGTCTGCTTTTGCAGAAAAGTTTCGGCACGTACTGGTGCGGTGGATCTTTGATTGGTACCAACTGGGTGCTGACTGCCGCTCATTGTACTGATCA AGCTGAGGCAATCACTGTATATTTGGGCAGTGTGGTGCGTTCCAATGGAAACCAATATGCCACTACCATTCACTCCCAAGATATCCATCAGCACCCTAATTACAACTCACAAACTCTTAATAACGACATCACCCTTCTTTGGATCCACTCTGCCTCCACTTCGGGCAACATTCAACCCATTAGGTTGCCATCTTTCAACCAATACAGCAACTATGCAGGACAATGGGCTACCGCATCCGGATGGGGCACCACCTCGGGCAACAGCCAAGATCATTTGCAGTATGTCAGTGTCCAGATTATCTCTAACAGTGAATGCGCTAGCGTCTATGGCTCGAGCACTGTTACCGACAACACCATTTGCATTGCCACTCCCAATGGCCGATCAACTTGCAGTGGTGACTCCGGTGGTCCATTGGCTGTTGACAACAACCAAGTGTTGGTTGGTGTAACCTCATTCGTTGCTGCAAACGGCTGCCAGGCTGGTCTTCCAGCTGGTTTCCAACGTGTTAGCCAACACTTGGACTGGATTCGAGGTGTCACTGGCATCGCTTACTACTAA